A window of Panicum virgatum strain AP13 chromosome 8K, P.virgatum_v5, whole genome shotgun sequence contains these coding sequences:
- the LOC120645813 gene encoding germin-like protein 8-5, protein MSTTVKVNGFVCQDPMVVNADDFFKAAELDKPRDTMASKVGSNVTLINVMKIPGLNTLGISLARIDYAPLGENPPHTHPRATEILTVLEGKLYVGFVTSNPNQLFTKELNKGDVFVFPEGLIHFQFNPDYHKPAVAIAALSSQNPGVITIANAVFGSKPPISDDVLAKAFQVEKGTIDWLQAQFWENNHY, encoded by the coding sequence ATGTCTACTACAGTGAAGGTGAATGGTTTTGTCTGCCAGGACCCAATGGTTGTAAATGCGGATGACTTCTTCAAGGCTGCTGAGCTTGACAAGCCTAGAGACACTATGGCAAGTAAGGTTGGGTCTAATGTCACTCTGATCAATGTCATGAAGATCCCTGGACTCAACACTCTAGGCATCTCATTGGCCCGTATTGACTATGCACCCTTAGGTGAGAATCCACCACACACCCACCCACGTGCCACAGAGATTCTTACGGTGCTCGAGGGGAAACTTTATGTTGGTTTTGTCACCTCCAACCCAAACCAGCTCTTCACTAAGGAGCTCAACAAGGGTGATGTGTTTGTATTCCCCGAAGGGCTCATCCACTTCCAATTCAATCCTGACTATCACAAGCCAGCAGTTGCGATCGCCGCTCTCAGCAGCCAAAATCCTGGGGTCATTACCATTGCCAATGCAGTCTTCGGATCAAAGCCACCGATCTCCGATGATGTCTTGGCCAAGGCATTTCAGGTGGAAAAGGGGACTATTGATTGGCTTCAGGCCCAATTCTGGGAGAACAACCATTACTAA